In Bacteroidota bacterium, one DNA window encodes the following:
- a CDS encoding DUF4258 domain-containing protein, whose product MECRDISESEIADILVTGIINESKSKEADAEASGQCPTFALEGKTDDGQNVRIVFGACEKITKVITAIDLGAEHECDCR is encoded by the coding sequence ATGGAATGCAGGGATATTTCAGAATCAGAAATAGCGGATATACTGGTAACCGGAATTATTAATGAATCGAAAAGTAAAGAAGCAGATGCTGAAGCAAGCGGACAATGCCCGACATTTGCACTAGAAGGAAAAACAGATGATGGACAGAATGTGAGGATTGTTTTTGGAGCATGTGAAAAGATCACAAAAGTCATTACTGCAATTGATCTCGGGGCGGAGCATGAGTGTGATTGCAGATAG
- a CDS encoding GNAT family N-acetyltransferase — translation MNVIIETDRLFLRQFIADDAIELFNLNNDPDVVKYTGDKPFRDLREAQQFVNDYSYSSIPSNPNTPIGRWAVIRKSDNTFIGWCGLKFVEKLNEIDLGFRLHKIFWGQGVATEAGIGCLDFGFHKLKVKEIAGRSMKENLASIRVLEKCGMKYRNDFVFAEHPGACFVIIRNE, via the coding sequence ATGAATGTAATTATTGAAACCGACCGATTGTTTCTCAGACAGTTTATTGCGGACGATGCAATTGAATTATTCAACCTGAACAATGATCCTGATGTTGTGAAATACACAGGCGACAAACCTTTCAGGGACTTGCGTGAAGCACAACAGTTTGTGAACGATTACAGTTACTCTTCTATTCCTTCCAATCCAAACACCCCTATTGGCAGATGGGCAGTTATCCGAAAATCAGACAATACATTTATCGGCTGGTGTGGACTAAAATTCGTTGAGAAATTAAATGAAATTGATCTCGGATTCCGATTACACAAAATATTCTGGGGACAAGGTGTCGCAACAGAAGCCGGAATTGGATGCTTGGATTTTGGATTTCACAAATTGAAAGTCAAGGAAATTGCAGGAAGATCAATGAAAGAAAATCTTGCAAGCATCCGCGTCTTAGAAAAATGTGGAATGAAATACAGAAATGATTTTGTCTTCGCAGAACATCCCGGCGCTTGCTTTGTTATAATTAGAAATGAATAA